A DNA window from Panthera tigris isolate Pti1 chromosome X, P.tigris_Pti1_mat1.1, whole genome shotgun sequence contains the following coding sequences:
- the LOC122230417 gene encoding LOW QUALITY PROTEIN: protein EOLA1-like (The sequence of the model RefSeq protein was modified relative to this genomic sequence to represent the inferred CDS: inserted 1 base in 1 codon) — MKFGCLSFRQPYAGFVLNGVKTLETRWRPLLSSHRNRTIAIHIAHRDWEDTAWRELLAERLGMTPAQIQALLLEGEKYGRGVIAGLVDIGETVQCPEDLAPDEVVALENQAVLTSLKQKYLTVLSNPRWLLEPIPRKGGKDIFQVDIPEHLMPXGAGRLASAEGYRETG; from the exons ATGAAGTTCGGCTGCCTCTCCTTCCGGCAGCCTTATGCAGGTTTTGTCTTAAACGGGGTCAAGACCCTGGAGACGCGTTGGCGTCCTCTGCTGAGCAGCCACCGGAACCGTACCATCGCCATCCACATTGCTCACAGGGACTGGGAAGACACCGCATGGAGGGAGCTGCTGGCGGAGAGGCTTGGAATGACCCCTGCTCAGATTCAGGCCTTGCTTCTGGAAGGGGAAAAGTATGGCCGTGGCGTGATCGCTG GGCTTGTTGACATTGGGGAAACTGTACAGTGCCCAGAGGACTTAGCCCCTGATGAGGTTGTGGCGCTGGAGAATCAAGCTGTGCTGACCAGCCTGAAGCAGAAGTACCTCACCGTGCTTTCAAACCCCAGGTGGTTACTGGAGCCCATACCCAGGAAAGGCGGAAAGGATATCTTCCAGGTAGACATCCCAGAGCACCTGATGC TTGGGGCAGGACGCCTGGCGAGTGCGGAAGGTTACCGAGAAACCGGCTAA
- the LOC122235410 gene encoding heat shock transcription factor, X-linked member 3-like, which produces MASQSAKEIPKGKLAPSDDGEPAPELPSSSSQDPNLDSGEILVMNRDQAVIQDPGPQDNPQPQAPNQGAANVGENNSILGLSFPRKLWMILEDNTFTSVRWNDAGDTVIIDEDLFQREVLHRRGAERIFETDSLKTFIRLLNLYGFSKIRATDPWGNQSPGNKRMLIYRNANFQRDKPFLLGNIQRKSDLRVTTTWLGTSAPTPKRKKPVAATRQSPRIHHEEPANDDETVPGAAPNAQGPSGSQSFAFSGIWSLSSAAGYAMATHGPSEPGGLSGEGTSRNMMFAPLATARRDDTGELPISPPVYPDYGTVMSLYNTCYSILLAALSVMSPNEAPSENEEQEGSSDYKCALCEHFKENPGP; this is translated from the exons ATGGCTAGTCAGAGTGCTAAGGAGATACCCAAAGGGAAGCTGGCCCCATCTGATGATGGAGAGCCAGCACCAGAATTACCATCTAGTTCATCCCAGGATCCAAATTTGGATTCCGGGGAGATTTTGGTGATGAATAGGGACCAAGCAGTGATCCAAGATCCAGGCCCCCAAGACAACCCACAACCACAGGCCCCAAACCAAGGTGCCGCCAACGTGGGAGAAAACAACAGTATTCTTGGGCTCTCCTTCCCAAGAAAGCTTTGGATGATCCTGGAGGACAACACCTTCACGTCGGTGCGCTGGAACGATGCCGGGGACACCGTGATCATCGACGAAGACCTTTTCCAGAGGGAGGTTCTTCACCGCAGAGGCGCGGAGAGAATCTTTGAAACTGACAGCTTGAAGACTTTCATCCGCCTGCTGAACCTGTACGGCTTCAGCAAAATACGCGCAACCGACCCTTGGGGGAATCAGTCCCCAGGGAATAAGAGAATGCTG ATTTACCGCAACGCCAACTTTCAGAGAGACAAGCCTTTCCTGCTCGGGAACATTCAGAGGAAAAGTGACCTGAGAGTCACCACCACCTGGCTAGGCACCAGTGCACCAACTCCAAAGAGAAAGAAGCCGGTGGCAGCAACAAGACAGTCCCCACGAATCCATCACGAGGAACCCGCCAACGACGACGAGACGGTCCCCGGCGCAGCCCCAAACGCTCAGGGTCCCAGCGGCAGCCAGTCCTTCGCCTTCTCTGGCATTTGGTCTCTGAGCAGCGCAGCCGGGTACGCCATGGCAACTCATGGCCCGAGTGAGCCAGGTGGCCTGAGTGGGGAGGGCACCTCCAGGAACATGATGTTTGCGCCCCTGGCTACTGCCAGAAGGGATGACACAGGGGAACTGCCCATCAGCCCCCCAGTTTACCCCGACTATGGTACGGTGATGTCTCTGTATAACACCTGTTATTCCATCCTGCTGGCGGCCCTGTCAGTCATGTCCCCAAACGAGGCCCCCAGTGAGAACGAGGAGCAGGAGGGCTCCTCAGATTACAAGTGTGCCCTCTGTGAACATTTCAAGGAAAATCCGGGTCCCTAG